One stretch of Gemmatimonadota bacterium DNA includes these proteins:
- a CDS encoding TIM barrel protein produces MATQTERSYALKAVPGFSSSYSGIQIAAQTSDNTSDEDLQFMQQLGVEWMMVGVDDQENQNADYYKALKARFAKYDLQIYRIANRSVHNMPEVTLNLPGRDEKVEEFITFIRNLGEAGIPYNTYAHMGNGIWSSGRTTRRGGMDARTLDIENATGHWDGQIFEGELTHGRVYSEDELWENYEYMIRKVAPVAEESGVYIGIHPDDPPVYPLGGIPRCMFGNFKGYKQAMDIADSPNIGVCLCVGCWLEGGKEGMGVDVIEAIHYFASRKKLFKVHFRNVSNPMPEPWAETLMDDGYQDMHAVMKALREVEFDGAIIPDHIPQILGGHRAGVAYSIAYMRALVQAVNNEVG; encoded by the coding sequence ATGGCAACTCAAACAGAGCGATCTTACGCGCTCAAAGCGGTGCCGGGATTTTCTTCGTCTTATTCGGGTATTCAGATTGCAGCGCAGACGTCGGATAATACGAGTGATGAAGATTTGCAGTTTATGCAGCAACTCGGCGTGGAATGGATGATGGTGGGCGTTGACGACCAGGAGAATCAGAATGCCGATTATTACAAGGCGTTGAAAGCGCGGTTTGCAAAATACGATTTGCAGATTTATCGCATTGCCAATCGCAGTGTACACAATATGCCCGAAGTGACCCTGAATTTGCCGGGGCGCGATGAGAAGGTCGAGGAATTTATCACTTTTATTCGCAATCTGGGAGAGGCGGGTATTCCGTACAATACGTATGCACACATGGGCAATGGGATCTGGAGTTCGGGGCGCACAACGCGGCGCGGAGGCATGGATGCGCGGACACTCGATATCGAGAATGCCACAGGGCATTGGGACGGTCAGATTTTTGAGGGCGAATTGACACATGGGCGGGTTTATAGCGAAGACGAGCTTTGGGAGAATTACGAGTACATGATTCGCAAGGTCGCGCCTGTTGCCGAGGAATCAGGTGTTTATATCGGCATTCATCCCGATGATCCTCCGGTGTATCCTCTGGGCGGGATTCCGCGCTGTATGTTTGGCAATTTTAAGGGGTACAAGCAGGCGATGGATATTGCGGATAGTCCAAATATCGGGGTTTGTTTGTGCGTGGGGTGCTGGCTCGAAGGGGGTAAGGAAGGCATGGGCGTGGATGTGATTGAGGCTATTCACTATTTTGCCAGCCGCAAGAAGTTGTTTAAGGTGCATTTTCGCAATGTTTCAAATCCGATGCCAGAGCCGTGGGCAGAGACTTTGATGGACGATGGGTACCAGGATATGCATGCGGTGATGAAAGCACTGCGGGAGGTGGAATTTGACGGGGCGATTATTCCCGATCATATTCCGCAGATTCTGGGAGGTCATCGCGCGGGGGTGGCGTATTCGATTGCCTATATGCGCGCGCTGGTTCAAGCCGTGAATAACGAAGTGGGTTAG